In a genomic window of Streptomyces sp. NBC_01142:
- a CDS encoding ABC transporter permease, with translation MADLVWRSHGRTRRSTRTVRVSVSVVIVAAVVLAVLVVPPLVQLDQQAVDLARKLQPPSLAHPFGTDDVGRDLLLRCVYGLRVSLLVGLVAALVATVIGTAVGAAAAAFGGWTDRLVMRLVDTFSSVPHLLLGIFIVAMFRPGAGPVIVSVALTHWLSTARIVRAEVLSLRSRPYIDAAISGGANRWRVTVRHLLPGVLPQAGLAAVLMVPHAMWHESALSFLGLGLPAHQASLGNLVQSARGSLLAGDWWPTLFPGLFLIIPTLAIAGLAGAWRERINPRRRSELML, from the coding sequence ATGGCTGACCTCGTATGGCGCTCGCACGGGCGCACCCGCCGCTCCACCCGCACCGTCCGCGTCTCGGTCTCCGTCGTGATCGTCGCCGCCGTGGTGCTTGCCGTTCTCGTCGTACCGCCGCTGGTCCAGCTCGACCAGCAGGCCGTCGATCTCGCCCGGAAGCTTCAACCGCCGTCCCTCGCACACCCCTTCGGGACCGACGACGTCGGCCGCGATCTGCTGCTGCGCTGTGTGTACGGACTGCGGGTCTCGCTGCTCGTCGGCCTTGTCGCGGCGCTGGTGGCCACCGTCATCGGCACGGCGGTGGGCGCGGCGGCAGCGGCCTTCGGCGGCTGGACCGACCGGCTCGTGATGCGGCTCGTGGACACCTTCTCGTCCGTGCCGCACCTGCTGCTCGGCATCTTCATCGTGGCCATGTTCCGTCCCGGGGCAGGGCCGGTCATCGTCTCCGTCGCGCTGACGCACTGGCTCTCCACGGCCCGTATCGTCCGCGCCGAAGTCCTCTCGTTGCGCTCGCGCCCGTACATCGACGCGGCGATCAGCGGAGGCGCGAACCGGTGGCGGGTCACAGTGCGCCATCTGCTGCCCGGTGTGCTGCCCCAGGCGGGGCTGGCGGCCGTGCTGATGGTGCCGCACGCCATGTGGCACGAGTCCGCGCTGTCCTTCCTCGGCCTGGGCCTGCCCGCCCACCAGGCGAGCCTCGGCAACCTGGTGCAGTCCGCGCGAGGCTCACTGCTCGCGGGCGACTGGTGGCCGACGCTCTTCCCCGGACTGTTCCTGATCATCCCGACCCTCGCCATCGCGGGCCTGGCGGGCGCCTGGCGGGAACGGATCAACCCGCGCCGCCGATCGGAGCTGATGCTGTGA
- a CDS encoding acyl-CoA dehydrogenase family protein produces MNTQPDLLYSEAEDDLRAAVRSLLADRSDTASVLVRAESGTPYDPELWKALAGEVGAAGLLVPEKLGGQGASHREAAVVLEELGRRAVPAPYLTGSVIATETLLALHTGTASEAVAGLLTALANGRKVAVLAVPLSASPDGPLPVDATRITGVADAAAADVLLVLKSDGLYAIDTASVTVEPQTSLDLTRPLSAVTLEDASAATRLADAESGHAAVRRGLLAGAGLLASEQLGLAEWCLEETVRHTRERHQFNRPIGSFQALKHRMAQLWLEVVSARAAARSAADALATGSPEAALAVAVAQAYCSRVAVHAAEECVQLHAGIGMTWEHPAHLYLKRAKADEIALGTPGRHKETLAGLVDLPVP; encoded by the coding sequence ATGAACACGCAGCCCGATCTTCTCTACTCCGAGGCCGAGGACGACCTGCGCGCGGCCGTCCGCTCGTTGCTCGCCGACCGCAGCGACACGGCGTCCGTCCTGGTGCGCGCCGAGTCCGGCACGCCGTACGACCCCGAGCTGTGGAAGGCGCTCGCCGGGGAGGTCGGCGCCGCAGGACTGCTGGTTCCCGAGAAGCTCGGCGGACAGGGCGCGAGCCACCGCGAGGCCGCCGTGGTGCTGGAGGAACTGGGCCGCAGGGCCGTCCCGGCGCCGTACCTCACGGGCTCCGTCATCGCGACCGAGACGCTGCTTGCGCTCCACACGGGCACGGCGAGCGAGGCGGTCGCCGGACTGCTGACCGCCCTCGCGAACGGCCGCAAGGTCGCCGTGCTCGCCGTGCCGCTGTCCGCGTCCCCGGACGGCCCGTTGCCCGTCGATGCGACGAGGATCACCGGTGTCGCGGACGCGGCAGCCGCGGATGTGCTGCTGGTGCTGAAGTCCGACGGGCTGTACGCCATCGACACGGCGAGTGTCACCGTCGAACCGCAGACCTCGCTCGACCTGACCCGTCCGCTCAGTGCCGTCACCCTCGAGGACGCATCCGCCGCGACCCGCCTCGCGGACGCGGAGAGCGGGCATGCGGCCGTCCGCCGGGGGCTGCTCGCCGGGGCCGGACTGCTGGCCTCCGAGCAGCTGGGGCTCGCCGAATGGTGCCTGGAGGAGACCGTCCGCCACACCCGTGAGCGCCATCAGTTCAACCGGCCCATCGGCTCCTTCCAGGCGCTCAAGCACCGGATGGCACAGCTGTGGCTCGAGGTCGTCTCGGCCCGCGCGGCCGCCCGCAGCGCGGCGGACGCCCTCGCCACCGGCAGTCCGGAGGCCGCCCTGGCGGTGGCCGTCGCCCAGGCGTACTGCTCCAGGGTCGCCGTGCACGCCGCCGAGGAGTGCGTCCAGTTGCACGCGGGCATCGGCATGACCTGGGAGCACCCCGCGCACCTGTATCTCAAGCGCGCCAAGGCCGACGAGATCGCCCTGGGGACTCCGGGCCGGCACAAGGAGACGCTGGCCGGGCTGGTCGACCTCCCCGTTCCGTAG
- a CDS encoding phosphatidylinositol-specific phospholipase C/glycerophosphodiester phosphodiesterase family protein codes for MVLITRRRAVTTLAAALAGAVAVPTYAQAAQAAQKHSGPTRPRPLRQAHAHNDYLHERPLHDALSHGFTSVEADVFLVDGELLVAHEPAELDPTRTLRSLYLDPLLARVKANHGRVYRGYHRPVQLLIDIKTNGVAAYLELDRQLRPYRRMLSSCTYGRVRLGAVTPVISGDRSARVPMEAQRVRYAFYDGRLEDLGSSAPAAFIPLISSNWTQSFSWLGTGPFPATEREKLHTTVSTAHRNGQRVRFWATPDVAGPARDAVWSELLAARVDHLNTDDLAGLERFLRARVQ; via the coding sequence ATCGTGCTGATCACCCGCCGCAGAGCCGTCACCACCCTCGCCGCCGCGCTGGCCGGCGCCGTTGCCGTGCCCACGTACGCGCAGGCCGCGCAGGCCGCGCAGAAGCACAGTGGGCCCACTCGCCCGAGGCCGCTGCGCCAGGCACATGCTCACAACGACTATCTGCACGAACGGCCCCTGCACGACGCCCTGTCGCACGGTTTCACCAGTGTGGAGGCCGACGTCTTCCTGGTGGACGGGGAACTGCTCGTCGCCCACGAGCCGGCGGAACTCGACCCGACCCGTACGCTGCGTTCGCTCTACCTGGACCCGCTGCTGGCCCGGGTGAAGGCCAACCACGGCCGCGTGTACCGCGGATACCACCGGCCCGTTCAGCTGCTGATCGACATCAAGACGAACGGGGTCGCCGCGTATCTCGAACTCGACCGCCAGTTGAGGCCCTACCGGCGGATGCTGAGCAGCTGCACGTACGGCCGTGTGCGCCTCGGCGCCGTCACCCCGGTCATCTCCGGTGACCGTAGTGCCCGCGTCCCGATGGAGGCACAGCGTGTGCGGTACGCCTTCTACGACGGCCGTCTCGAAGACCTCGGCAGCTCGGCCCCTGCCGCCTTCATCCCGCTGATCTCGAGCAACTGGACGCAGAGCTTCAGCTGGCTCGGTACAGGACCGTTCCCGGCCACGGAGCGGGAGAAGTTGCACACGACCGTCTCCACCGCCCACCGCAACGGCCAACGGGTCCGCTTCTGGGCCACGCCGGACGTGGCCGGGCCCGCGCGGGACGCCGTCTGGAGCGAACTGCTCGCCGCGCGCGTCGACCACCTCAACACGGACGACCTGGCCGGCCTCGAACGCTTCCTCCGCGCACGCGTCCAGTAG
- a CDS encoding DUF779 domain-containing protein, with protein sequence MSQAPRVELTPAAAAMLRQLRETHGPLMFHQSGGCCDGSSPMCYPDGEFRTGASDVLLESLRVEGVEEPVSFWMSVSQYEVWSHTRLIVDVVEGRGSGFSLEAPEGVRFLIRSRLADDPAQS encoded by the coding sequence ATGTCCCAGGCTCCCCGTGTGGAACTCACCCCCGCGGCCGCCGCGATGCTGCGGCAACTGCGGGAGACCCACGGCCCGTTGATGTTCCACCAGTCCGGCGGCTGCTGCGACGGCAGCTCGCCCATGTGCTACCCGGACGGTGAGTTCCGTACGGGGGCGTCCGACGTCCTCCTCGAATCCCTTCGGGTGGAGGGCGTCGAGGAGCCCGTCTCCTTCTGGATGTCGGTCAGCCAGTACGAGGTGTGGTCGCACACCCGGCTGATCGTGGACGTGGTCGAGGGCCGGGGCAGCGGGTTCTCGCTGGAGGCGCCAGAAGGGGTCCGCTTCCTCATTCGGTCCCGGCTGGCCGACGATCCGGCGCAGTCGTGA
- a CDS encoding gamma-glutamyl-gamma-aminobutyrate hydrolase family protein: protein MSTPLVALACVTEDIGRVPHAAVRQVYVSALEEVAGCAVALVQGPAAWLPAVLDRFDGVVLGGHESNVAPERFGSPPAPGPRAPERDELALSLLPRAVEAGIPVLGICRGLQELNVAYGGTLRDIGALPLGAGHREDLTLPRDEQYLPRHDIALTPGGLLREITGQDSVRVNSLHQQAIDRLAPGLRREATTADGVIEAVSATDAAAFCLAVQWHPEWYASSDPVSKPLFTAFGAAAAERAGRRG, encoded by the coding sequence ATGAGCACACCGCTGGTCGCCCTCGCCTGCGTCACCGAAGACATCGGCCGAGTGCCGCACGCGGCGGTGCGCCAGGTGTATGTCTCCGCTCTCGAGGAGGTCGCGGGCTGCGCGGTCGCCCTGGTGCAGGGTCCGGCGGCCTGGCTGCCCGCCGTGCTCGACCGGTTCGACGGAGTCGTACTCGGCGGACACGAGTCCAATGTCGCGCCCGAGCGGTTCGGAAGCCCGCCCGCGCCGGGCCCACGCGCCCCGGAACGGGACGAGCTGGCGCTGTCCCTGCTCCCCCGGGCCGTAGAAGCAGGCATTCCCGTACTCGGCATCTGCCGCGGGCTGCAGGAGCTCAATGTGGCGTACGGCGGAACGCTGCGGGACATCGGCGCGCTGCCGCTCGGTGCGGGCCACCGCGAGGACCTGACGCTGCCCAGGGACGAGCAGTACCTGCCGCGGCACGACATCGCTCTGACTCCCGGCGGTCTGCTGCGCGAGATCACCGGCCAGGACTCCGTACGGGTCAACTCCCTGCACCAGCAGGCGATCGACCGACTCGCGCCGGGGCTGCGCCGTGAGGCCACGACGGCCGACGGCGTCATCGAGGCCGTCTCGGCGACGGACGCGGCCGCCTTCTGTCTCGCCGTGCAGTGGCATCCGGAGTGGTACGCCTCCTCGGATCCGGTCTCCAAGCCGCTGTTCACCGCCTTCGGCGCGGCTGCCGCCGAACGCGCCGGGAGGCGCGGGTGA
- a CDS encoding ABC transporter ATP-binding protein, translated as MLELEAITAGYDRRRPVVRDVSLSLAPGEAVGLLGPSGCGKSTLAKVAALLHRPHAGRVVIDGEPVRRWRHGAPQSQRTAIGVVFQQPRLSADPRLPLRDLIAEPLRATGRRSEITERTAELADAVGLTGELLGRRPHEVSDGQLQRACLARALVLRPRWLVCDEMTAMLDASTTAALVTVVEEYRREHGAGLLAVGHDRVLLERWCDRTVHWSELGGR; from the coding sequence GTGCTTGAGCTCGAAGCGATCACCGCCGGGTACGACCGTCGCCGGCCCGTCGTACGGGACGTCTCACTGAGCCTCGCCCCCGGCGAGGCGGTCGGACTGCTCGGCCCCAGCGGCTGCGGCAAGTCCACCCTCGCGAAGGTGGCGGCGCTGCTGCACCGGCCGCACGCCGGCCGCGTGGTCATCGACGGCGAACCCGTTCGCCGCTGGCGGCACGGCGCTCCACAGTCCCAGCGCACCGCCATCGGCGTCGTCTTCCAGCAGCCGAGACTCTCAGCCGATCCACGGCTGCCGCTGCGCGACCTGATCGCCGAGCCTCTGCGTGCCACGGGCCGCAGGAGCGAGATCACCGAGCGGACCGCTGAGCTGGCCGACGCCGTGGGGCTCACCGGCGAACTGCTGGGCCGCCGCCCGCACGAGGTCAGCGACGGCCAGCTGCAGCGTGCCTGCCTGGCGCGGGCGCTGGTGCTGCGGCCGCGCTGGCTGGTGTGCGACGAGATGACCGCGATGCTCGACGCGTCCACAACTGCCGCGCTGGTCACCGTCGTCGAGGAGTACCGCCGCGAACACGGCGCGGGCCTGCTCGCCGTCGGCCACGACCGCGTCCTGCTGGAACGCTGGTGCGACCGTACGGTCCACTGGTCCGAGCTCGGCGGCCGGTGA
- a CDS encoding ABC transporter substrate-binding protein, translated as MTARSIRVLAAATLAAALTISAAACSNPGSGTAGNKAAKGTVVVGIAYEPESLSPLLGYGKDGNSKIFDGLLAVDGEMKLRPALASALPEVSKDGLTYTYKLRQGVKFSDGKPFGAKDVVFTYRTILDKKTNNASKTELDAVKDIKATGDDTVVFTLKYPYAPFAERTVVPIAPEHIAAGQDVNTGDFTTKPIGTGPYVLTGWSKGEKISFKANPGYWGGAPKVKKFTMAIIKDDDVRATRLRSGDLDGAILPPNLAKGFRGENGRKTYAATTYDYRTVTLPTHNKVAGDTAVRRALDVAVDRETMVDKILEGAGKPAYGPVPTDSEWFAEGTERTHDIARAKKILDDAGWKPGKDGIRVKDGVRATFPLWYLSGDKLRQEHALAYASDAKKAGIDIRTEAGTWEVIEPRMKDDAVLAGGGAPGDPDFDQYLLLKSSLGGDGFNNMAWYDNKAVDTALEKGRKSGTKAVRKAAYDTVQRELVKNPGYTFLTHIDHLYVVGDHWDGLSTQVEPHDHGLASGPWWNVEDWTPKK; from the coding sequence ATGACGGCCCGATCGATACGGGTGTTGGCCGCCGCGACGCTGGCCGCCGCGCTGACCATCAGCGCGGCGGCCTGCTCGAACCCGGGCAGCGGCACGGCAGGCAACAAGGCCGCCAAGGGGACGGTGGTCGTCGGCATCGCATACGAGCCCGAAAGCCTCAGCCCGCTGCTCGGGTACGGCAAGGACGGCAACTCCAAGATCTTCGACGGGCTGCTAGCCGTCGACGGTGAGATGAAGCTCCGGCCGGCACTCGCCTCAGCGCTGCCCGAGGTGAGCAAGGACGGGCTGACGTACACGTACAAGCTCCGCCAGGGCGTGAAGTTCAGCGACGGCAAGCCGTTCGGCGCCAAGGACGTCGTCTTCACCTACCGGACCATCCTGGACAAGAAGACCAACAACGCCTCCAAGACCGAGCTCGACGCCGTCAAGGACATCAAGGCGACCGGCGACGACACCGTCGTCTTCACACTCAAGTACCCCTACGCGCCCTTCGCCGAGCGCACCGTTGTGCCCATCGCCCCCGAGCACATCGCGGCCGGACAGGACGTCAACACCGGTGACTTCACCACCAAGCCGATCGGCACCGGCCCCTACGTCCTGACCGGCTGGTCCAAGGGCGAGAAGATCAGCTTCAAGGCCAACCCCGGCTACTGGGGCGGCGCGCCGAAGGTGAAGAAGTTCACCATGGCGATCATCAAGGACGACGATGTCCGCGCCACCCGGCTGCGCTCCGGCGACCTCGACGGCGCGATCCTGCCGCCCAACCTCGCCAAGGGCTTCAGGGGCGAGAACGGCAGGAAGACGTACGCCGCCACGACGTACGACTACCGCACCGTGACTCTGCCGACCCACAACAAGGTCGCCGGCGACACCGCCGTCCGCCGGGCCCTCGATGTCGCCGTCGACCGCGAGACCATGGTCGACAAGATCCTCGAAGGCGCAGGCAAGCCCGCCTACGGCCCTGTCCCCACCGACAGCGAGTGGTTCGCCGAGGGCACCGAGCGCACCCACGACATCGCGCGGGCGAAGAAGATCCTCGACGACGCCGGCTGGAAGCCCGGCAAGGACGGTATCCGCGTCAAGGACGGCGTACGCGCCACCTTCCCGCTCTGGTACCTCTCCGGCGACAAGCTCCGCCAGGAGCACGCCCTCGCCTACGCCTCCGACGCCAAGAAGGCCGGCATCGACATCAGGACCGAGGCGGGCACCTGGGAGGTCATCGAGCCGCGCATGAAGGACGACGCGGTCCTCGCGGGCGGCGGCGCGCCCGGCGACCCCGACTTCGACCAGTACCTGCTGCTGAAGTCCTCCCTCGGCGGCGACGGCTTCAACAACATGGCGTGGTACGACAACAAGGCCGTCGACACGGCCCTGGAGAAGGGCCGCAAGAGCGGGACGAAGGCGGTACGCAAGGCCGCGTACGACACCGTCCAGCGCGAGCTCGTGAAGAACCCGGGCTACACCTTCCTCACCCACATCGACCACCTGTACGTCGTGGGCGACCACTGGGACGGCCTCTCCACCCAGGTCGAGCCGCACGACCACGGCCTGGCCTCGGGGCCCTGGTGGAACGTCGAGGACTGGACGCCGAAGAAGTGA
- a CDS encoding ABC transporter ATP-binding protein: MRGGRHIAAVTGASFDLAAGECLALVGESGCGKSVLASALLGLLPGNARTAGSAVVDGIELLGADERTLARTVRGRRIGLVPQSPAAHLTPVRTVRSQLEETLRELTGTPRRDVRRAAVVAAERAAFPADHLDRHPHELSGGLAQRAATALALIGDAPLLLADEPTTGLDRELVDRTADELRRHADEGRALLMITHDLAAAERIADRVAVMYAGRIVELADADAFFGKPGPRHPYARGLLNALPERDFAPIPGLPPELGDLPDGCAFAPRCDVATPACGTRPALVNGSACHHPLGVDAPRSQEAHRA, translated from the coding sequence ATGCGCGGCGGGCGGCACATCGCCGCCGTCACCGGCGCGAGCTTCGACCTCGCCGCAGGCGAATGTCTCGCCCTCGTCGGTGAGAGCGGCTGCGGCAAGTCCGTGCTCGCCTCCGCGCTGCTCGGCCTGCTGCCCGGCAACGCCCGGACCGCCGGCTCCGCCGTCGTCGACGGCATCGAGCTGCTCGGCGCGGACGAGCGGACACTCGCGCGCACGGTGCGGGGGCGCCGCATCGGACTCGTACCGCAGAGCCCGGCCGCCCACCTCACCCCCGTACGGACCGTCAGATCGCAGCTGGAGGAGACCCTGCGCGAGCTGACCGGTACACCCCGGCGCGACGTACGCAGGGCCGCAGTGGTGGCGGCCGAGCGGGCCGCCTTCCCCGCCGATCACCTCGACCGCCATCCGCACGAGCTCTCCGGCGGGCTCGCCCAGCGCGCCGCTACCGCACTGGCTCTCATCGGAGACGCGCCCCTGCTGCTCGCCGACGAGCCGACGACGGGGCTCGACCGCGAGCTCGTGGACCGTACGGCCGACGAGCTGCGCCGTCACGCCGACGAGGGCCGGGCGCTGCTGATGATCACCCATGATCTGGCAGCGGCCGAGCGGATCGCCGACCGCGTCGCCGTGATGTACGCCGGCCGGATCGTCGAACTCGCCGACGCGGACGCCTTCTTCGGGAAGCCGGGACCTCGCCACCCGTACGCCCGTGGACTGCTCAACGCCCTGCCCGAGCGGGACTTCGCGCCGATCCCCGGCCTGCCGCCGGAGCTCGGTGACCTGCCCGACGGCTGCGCCTTCGCACCGCGCTGCGATGTGGCGACCCCGGCATGCGGCACTCGGCCTGCCCTCGTGAACGGGTCCGCCTGCCACCACCCGCTGGGCGTGGATGCGCCCCGTTCCCAGGAGGCGCACCGTGCTTGA
- a CDS encoding homoserine O-acetyltransferase has product MTDTPHRPERALLFGADRPLRLASGGTLTDVPVAFERYGPPDPTGRNTVFICHALTGDSHVTRHDEDDAPGWWEAMVGPGRPIDTRRFHVVCANVLGGCSGTLGPAPGARGDGPAGAPFPQVTVADMVAVHRELLRHLGVPRLHAVIGGSLGGMQVLEWLLRHPRDARQYGLIATSAQLTTDNLAYNAIGRAAIRSDPRFRGGAYAADDGPAVGLGIARMVGHLTYMSGDSLQAKFGRDLSPPGGADAGTVPAWGPYSVERYLEHQADKLVARFDANSYLALTTAMDLFDAFATPCDLVTAADPDVRLFSFESDRLYGIDHSRHILEHLTKAGVRCAHFHEETSRGGHDAFLMEVPAYLDAVAEWLATPALGSTHDIDA; this is encoded by the coding sequence GTGACGGACACCCCTCACCGCCCGGAACGCGCGCTGCTTTTCGGCGCGGACCGTCCGCTGCGCCTCGCGTCGGGCGGGACCCTCACCGATGTCCCGGTGGCCTTCGAACGGTACGGACCGCCGGACCCCACGGGCCGCAACACGGTCTTCATCTGCCATGCGCTGACCGGTGATTCGCATGTGACCCGGCACGACGAGGACGACGCGCCCGGATGGTGGGAGGCGATGGTGGGGCCCGGCCGGCCGATCGACACACGGCGTTTCCATGTGGTGTGCGCCAATGTGCTCGGCGGCTGTTCGGGCACCCTGGGGCCGGCCCCCGGCGCCAGGGGCGACGGCCCCGCGGGCGCACCGTTCCCGCAGGTGACGGTTGCCGACATGGTCGCTGTCCACCGCGAGTTGCTGCGCCACCTGGGTGTCCCGCGGCTGCACGCCGTCATCGGCGGTTCGCTCGGCGGTATGCAGGTTCTCGAATGGCTGCTGCGCCACCCGCGGGACGCCCGCCAGTACGGGCTGATCGCCACCTCGGCACAGCTGACCACCGACAACCTGGCGTACAACGCGATCGGGCGGGCCGCCATCCGCAGCGACCCGCGCTTCCGTGGCGGGGCCTATGCCGCCGACGACGGCCCGGCAGTGGGGCTGGGAATCGCCCGGATGGTCGGCCATCTCACCTATATGTCGGGGGATTCACTGCAGGCCAAGTTCGGGCGCGATCTCTCGCCGCCGGGCGGCGCCGATGCGGGGACGGTCCCGGCCTGGGGGCCGTACTCCGTGGAGCGCTATCTGGAGCATCAGGCGGACAAGCTCGTCGCGCGCTTCGACGCGAACAGCTATCTCGCCCTGACCACGGCCATGGACCTGTTCGACGCCTTCGCCACGCCGTGCGACCTGGTCACGGCTGCCGACCCGGATGTGCGTCTCTTCAGTTTCGAGTCCGACCGGCTGTACGGGATCGACCACAGCCGCCACATCCTCGAGCATCTGACCAAGGCCGGGGTCCGCTGTGCGCACTTCCACGAGGAGACCTCCCGGGGCGGGCACGACGCCTTCCTGATGGAGGTCCCGGCGTACCTGGACGCGGTGGCAGAGTGGCTCGCCACCCCCGCACTCGGGAGCACCCATGACATCGACGCGTGA
- a CDS encoding YitT family protein, which produces MTSTRDSPRPFARKPGRFSRGAGTVIQRPLIPDRPARRMSQLLFGLVLYGVSDAMVIQSGLGVEPWDALSQGLSRTVGLGIGMWTNIIGALVLLLWIPLRTKPGLGTVCNVLLVGTVMDIFMAWTPVPEAMWLRWTVLIAGVVLNGVATGAYIGAGLGPGPRDGLMTGWAARGHSIRGVRWVIELTVLVIGFLLGATLGIGTVIYAVAIGPLAQMFIPMLEVKGPVPAPAPDAAPDPTTTPATNPDPDPDPAT; this is translated from the coding sequence ATGACATCGACGCGTGACAGCCCGCGCCCCTTCGCGCGCAAGCCCGGCCGCTTCTCGCGCGGGGCCGGTACGGTCATCCAGCGCCCGCTGATTCCCGACCGGCCCGCCCGGCGGATGTCGCAACTGCTGTTCGGCCTGGTCCTGTACGGCGTCAGCGACGCGATGGTGATCCAGTCCGGTCTCGGTGTCGAGCCGTGGGACGCGCTGAGTCAGGGGCTGTCGCGGACGGTCGGCCTTGGCATCGGCATGTGGACCAACATCATCGGCGCGCTGGTGCTTCTGCTGTGGATCCCCCTGCGCACCAAGCCCGGTCTGGGCACGGTGTGCAATGTGCTGCTGGTGGGCACGGTCATGGACATCTTCATGGCCTGGACCCCCGTCCCGGAGGCCATGTGGCTGCGCTGGACGGTGCTGATCGCGGGTGTCGTTCTCAACGGCGTCGCCACCGGCGCCTATATCGGCGCGGGACTGGGACCCGGCCCCCGCGACGGTCTGATGACCGGCTGGGCGGCGCGCGGCCACTCCATCCGCGGGGTCCGCTGGGTCATCGAACTGACCGTACTGGTCATCGGCTTTCTGCTGGGGGCCACGCTCGGCATCGGCACGGTCATCTACGCCGTCGCGATCGGCCCGCTGGCGCAGATGTTCATCCCCATGCTGGAGGTGAAGGGCCCGGTTCCCGCCCCGGCTCCTGACGCGGCCCCGGACCCCACCACGACCCCGGCCACAAACCCGGATCCGGATCCGGATCCTGCAACGTAG
- a CDS encoding ABC transporter permease, whose product MARMTGRRALLAAPVLLVVTFGVFAVAAASPFDPVKAYTGTAGLTASQENLDQIRANLGVDQPLVTRWWNWLTAAVSGDFGDSSVMRQPVADVIAERIGWSALLAATAFAVAILLGTVLGVLAARRRGGWLDRCVSSAAYTLEAAPAFWLGLLAIWFFALKLDVLPAGGLTDTASDVVTAGQVASHLVLPAAVLGISQLPWFFLYVRQGVADALDEDPVRGARARGLAERTVLLGHALRSGMLPMLTLIGSRVPELITGALLVETVFSWPGIAAATVQAATSVDFPLLAALTVLATAAVLLGNLLSDLLYGLADPRVGFDG is encoded by the coding sequence ATGGCACGGATGACGGGGCGGCGGGCACTGCTCGCCGCCCCCGTCCTCCTGGTGGTGACCTTCGGGGTCTTCGCCGTCGCCGCGGCCTCCCCCTTCGACCCCGTCAAGGCGTACACCGGCACCGCCGGGCTGACCGCCTCGCAGGAGAACCTCGACCAGATCCGCGCCAACCTCGGCGTCGACCAGCCGCTGGTGACCCGCTGGTGGAACTGGCTGACGGCCGCTGTGAGCGGCGACTTCGGCGATTCCAGCGTGATGCGCCAGCCCGTTGCCGACGTCATCGCCGAGCGGATCGGCTGGTCGGCGCTGCTCGCCGCCACCGCGTTCGCCGTCGCGATCCTGCTCGGCACGGTCCTCGGTGTCCTGGCCGCCCGACGCAGGGGCGGCTGGCTCGACCGCTGCGTCAGCTCCGCGGCGTACACCCTCGAGGCCGCGCCCGCCTTCTGGCTGGGCCTGCTCGCCATCTGGTTCTTCGCGCTGAAGCTGGACGTGCTGCCGGCCGGCGGCCTCACCGACACCGCGAGCGACGTCGTCACCGCCGGCCAGGTCGCCTCGCATCTGGTGCTGCCCGCGGCCGTCCTCGGGATCTCCCAACTGCCCTGGTTCTTCCTGTACGTACGCCAGGGAGTTGCCGACGCCCTGGACGAGGACCCGGTGCGCGGCGCCCGGGCGCGGGGCCTCGCCGAGCGGACCGTGCTGCTCGGGCATGCCCTCAGGTCCGGCATGCTGCCGATGCTCACCCTCATCGGCTCTCGTGTACCCGAGCTGATCACCGGCGCGCTGCTCGTCGAAACGGTCTTCAGCTGGCCCGGCATCGCCGCCGCCACCGTGCAGGCCGCGACCTCCGTCGACTTCCCGCTGCTGGCCGCGCTCACCGTTCTCGCCACGGCCGCGGTGCTGCTCGGCAATCTCCTCTCCGACCTGCTGTACGGACTCGCCGACCCGAGGGTGGGCTTCGATGGCTGA